A stretch of the Streptococcus himalayensis genome encodes the following:
- the dnaI gene encoding primosomal protein DnaI yields the protein MESVGQTLSQKGRGRQMDYEALVQQILSDPDVAAFIRDAHLTEAEVRRSVSKFNQYISERNRFVLGDESYIAKGYKPILVKNEGYADVSYEETPELIAAQKEAAINSRLHLINLPTSLKTASLKQVDLDDVGRYQAFEFLTTFVANYPNFKKSLYLYGDFGVGKSYMMAALAHDLSEKRKASTTLLHYPSFVLDVKNAIGEGLVKEKVDEVKKAEVLILDDIGAEQASAWTRDEILQVILQHRMQENLPTFFTSNFSMDDLERHFAAAKKGDETWQAKRVMERIKYLAEEVRLEGENRR from the coding sequence ATGGAGAGTGTAGGACAAACCTTGTCACAAAAAGGACGAGGCCGACAAATGGATTATGAAGCCTTAGTCCAGCAAATCTTGTCAGATCCAGATGTAGCAGCCTTTATCAGAGATGCTCATTTAACAGAGGCAGAAGTAAGACGGAGTGTTTCAAAGTTTAATCAGTACATTAGCGAGCGAAATCGCTTTGTTCTGGGAGATGAATCCTATATTGCCAAGGGCTATAAACCAATTTTAGTCAAGAATGAAGGCTATGCAGATGTATCTTATGAAGAAACGCCAGAGTTGATTGCTGCACAAAAAGAAGCAGCGATTAACAGCCGCCTCCATCTAATTAACCTCCCAACTAGCCTGAAAACAGCTAGTTTAAAGCAAGTCGATTTGGATGATGTAGGGCGTTATCAGGCTTTTGAATTTCTGACTACGTTTGTAGCGAATTATCCAAATTTTAAGAAATCCTTGTATTTATACGGAGATTTCGGGGTGGGAAAAAGTTACATGATGGCTGCATTAGCCCATGATTTATCGGAAAAAAGAAAGGCTTCAACAACGCTTCTCCACTATCCTAGTTTTGTTCTGGATGTAAAAAATGCCATTGGAGAAGGCTTGGTCAAGGAAAAGGTGGATGAGGTCAAAAAGGCGGAAGTTCTGATATTAGATGATATTGGAGCGGAGCAAGCGTCAGCTTGGACGCGAGATGAGATTTTGCAGGTCATTTTGCAACATCGGATGCAGGAAAACCTACCTACCTTTTTCACATCGAATTTTTCGATGGATGATTTGGAACGTCATTTTGCAGCTGCTAAAAAGGGAGATGAAACGTGGCAAGCCAAACGTGTCATGGAGAGAATTAAATATCTAGCCGAAGAGGTTAGATTGGAGGGGGAAAATCGCCGATGA
- a CDS encoding endonuclease/exonuclease/phosphatase family protein codes for MATFLSLNTHSWMEENQEEKLQLLVSRILERDYDLVALQEVNQLMDSQEIADPLHYQSAEGIGIHEDHYALRLVEELAKQGKDYYWSWAYNHIGFDRFHEGVAILSKTPLTAEVLTVSSMDDPADYHTRKVLLVETEIDGQTIAVGSVHLSWWDKGFQEEWTRLERHLKDIQKPFILMGDFNNPVDYEGYQHILKSSLALQDSHKVARSIRGTCTVEGDIAGWEGNREALKIDYLFASKEWNLKRSHVVFDGENGAVISDHYGLEVEMNFK; via the coding sequence ATGGCAACATTCCTAAGTTTAAATACACATAGTTGGATGGAAGAGAATCAGGAAGAGAAATTGCAATTACTGGTGTCGCGTATCCTAGAACGTGACTATGATCTAGTAGCTCTTCAAGAAGTAAACCAACTGATGGATAGTCAGGAAATTGCCGACCCACTTCACTATCAATCCGCAGAAGGCATAGGGATCCATGAGGATCACTATGCTCTTCGTTTAGTGGAGGAGTTGGCTAAACAGGGAAAAGACTATTATTGGAGTTGGGCATACAACCATATTGGCTTTGATCGATTTCATGAAGGGGTCGCCATCCTGTCAAAAACTCCGTTAACGGCAGAAGTATTAACGGTTTCGAGCATGGATGATCCAGCGGACTACCACACTCGTAAGGTTTTACTAGTAGAAACAGAGATCGATGGTCAGACAATAGCTGTTGGCAGTGTTCATCTTTCTTGGTGGGATAAAGGCTTTCAAGAAGAATGGACTAGGCTTGAACGACACTTGAAAGATATTCAAAAACCTTTCATTCTCATGGGAGACTTTAATAACCCAGTCGATTATGAAGGCTATCAGCACATCTTAAAAAGCTCATTAGCCTTACAAGATAGTCATAAAGTTGCGAGAAGCATCCGAGGTACCTGTACGGTTGAGGGAGATATTGCTGGCTGGGAAGGCAATAGAGAGGCACTAAAGATTGATTATCTTTTTGCAAGTAAAGAGTGGAATCTGAAGCGTTCACACGTTGTTTTTGATGGTGAAAATGGCGCTGTCATTAGTGATCATTATGGTCTTGAAGTTGAGATGAATTTTAAATGA
- a CDS encoding ABC transporter permease subunit, with the protein MMSLVPFELKKLLKKKSVLGALVVLLLGLSGLFYMYFLKSPIAGGSNGRVSGHAAVELNQKIAEKHTGFLTDDLVNQIFQDYIAEKKEFGFLGFYNDVSQSALGELIVDSREHLIAINDAAQNNAIDTTTFDAVRLRTKKELSSALELDKLKFGNFAPWDYLFTVLNSGFILLILFVVFICSAVFSEDKARQIDSLLLTTKKGRNQLTIAKFIASLSITVLSFVGLYVVVLLVFASYFGFSGWDTSVQMNLHWITPFSTILAFPVAMNLVEILGWLAIYHFIGILFILGITFFISSKTKTSMVTFAVSSGFVFAIEFLLQAFPSGIVNKLLTLFSVSTNGVETLLLKLASHDGFFLDNFVMNNLLISVVRLLCLGVLILLTYMGVRKVKS; encoded by the coding sequence ATGATGTCACTTGTTCCTTTTGAATTAAAAAAACTCTTGAAAAAGAAGTCAGTTTTGGGAGCCCTAGTTGTTTTATTATTAGGCTTATCAGGCTTGTTTTATATGTACTTTTTGAAAAGCCCTATTGCGGGAGGTTCTAATGGTCGTGTGTCTGGGCATGCAGCAGTGGAGCTTAATCAAAAGATAGCAGAGAAACACACTGGTTTTCTCACAGACGATTTAGTTAATCAAATTTTCCAAGACTATATTGCTGAGAAGAAAGAATTTGGTTTTCTAGGATTTTATAATGATGTGTCTCAGTCTGCCTTGGGGGAATTGATTGTAGATTCTAGGGAGCATTTAATTGCTATCAATGATGCGGCTCAAAATAATGCAATAGATACCACAACATTTGATGCTGTTCGGTTAAGAACGAAAAAAGAGCTTAGTTCGGCTTTAGAGTTAGATAAGTTGAAATTTGGTAACTTTGCTCCGTGGGATTATTTATTTACGGTGTTAAATAGTGGGTTTATACTACTGATTCTGTTTGTTGTCTTTATCTGTTCGGCTGTTTTTTCAGAGGATAAAGCAAGGCAAATAGATAGTCTATTGCTTACAACTAAAAAGGGAAGGAATCAGTTGACCATTGCTAAGTTTATTGCAAGTTTGAGTATTACAGTTCTTAGTTTTGTAGGACTTTACGTAGTCGTTCTTCTGGTATTTGCATCTTATTTTGGATTTAGTGGCTGGGATACGAGTGTGCAGATGAATTTGCATTGGATTACTCCGTTTTCGACAATCTTAGCCTTTCCCGTAGCAATGAATCTAGTGGAGATTCTTGGTTGGTTAGCAATTTATCATTTTATAGGTATTCTTTTTATTCTAGGAATTACATTCTTCATATCTAGCAAGACGAAAACGTCTATGGTGACTTTTGCAGTTTCATCAGGTTTTGTTTTTGCAATAGAATTTTTACTACAAGCCTTTCCGTCAGGTATCGTAAATAAGCTACTCACCTTATTTTCTGTATCCACCAATGGCGTAGAGACCTTACTTTTGAAATTAGCTAGTCACGATGGTTTCTTCCTAGATAACTTTGTAATGAATAACCTGTTGATTTCAGTGGTTCGTTTGCTCTGTCTAGGAGTGCTTATCCTTCTTACCTATATGGGAGTGAGAAAGGTGAAGAGCTAG
- a CDS encoding bacteriocin: MEAEKLAIVEGGILGIDDALFWTVAGSYVIGRTIDAGIEDLTNQCRRNPNQWFCIHV, encoded by the coding sequence TTGGAAGCTGAAAAACTGGCAATTGTTGAAGGTGGGATATTGGGCATTGATGATGCCTTATTTTGGACAGTAGCTGGAAGTTATGTTATAGGGAGAACTATTGATGCTGGGATTGAAGATTTGACAAATCAATGTCGAAGAAATCCTAATCAGTGGTTTTGTATTCATGTATAG
- a CDS encoding thioredoxin family protein: MKKNLLKALLLSSVVLVTFGTSVVLAESQEMSIGATQVSDSVTENSTTEEKVNQSDNTEVAEAEPIEVTPEEYAVNVADFKKVGIEAVRQAFTEDNLEHTLYFGRGTCYYCRQFSTDLKEFNRIIDNRLEYYDTDSEDFDDTAKEFVFKTIGIPGTPTVLYLKNGKAVSGWVGGGVTPQQLYDYLYLGKVPEQPNENDAKKEESENESDKHTEEIVEKTDTDEKSEKQMLSEERVVSDTLSTSSHQIASKNQEIQTSVSTSVDVAHSSKEVRSAREGISVTNLETKAPSSQPTPFSNASSETTKKNSLPKTGEQHSNYFFRLGLALCLSLIVIRMRYFMKRNQ; this comes from the coding sequence ATGAAGAAAAATTTATTGAAAGCACTATTGCTTAGTTCAGTTGTTCTTGTTACCTTTGGAACTAGTGTAGTATTAGCTGAAAGTCAAGAAATGTCAATAGGGGCTACACAGGTTTCTGATTCTGTTACAGAAAACTCTACAACTGAGGAGAAGGTTAATCAATCAGACAATACAGAAGTTGCTGAAGCAGAGCCTATCGAAGTAACGCCTGAGGAGTATGCCGTTAATGTTGCTGATTTCAAAAAAGTTGGCATAGAAGCTGTTCGTCAAGCATTTACAGAAGATAATCTGGAACATACCCTTTACTTTGGTCGTGGCACTTGTTACTATTGCCGCCAATTTTCAACAGATTTAAAAGAATTTAATCGGATTATTGATAATCGATTGGAATACTATGATACTGACAGTGAGGATTTTGATGATACAGCTAAAGAATTTGTCTTTAAAACAATTGGGATTCCAGGAACACCTACGGTACTGTACCTAAAAAATGGGAAGGCTGTTTCTGGTTGGGTTGGTGGAGGAGTGACTCCGCAACAACTTTATGATTATCTTTATCTTGGTAAAGTTCCAGAGCAACCAAATGAGAATGACGCTAAAAAAGAAGAATCAGAAAACGAATCCGATAAACATACGGAAGAGATAGTGGAGAAGACGGATACTGATGAGAAAAGTGAGAAACAAATGTTATCGGAAGAAAGAGTAGTATCTGACACTCTCTCTACATCATCTCATCAAATAGCAAGTAAAAACCAAGAAATTCAAACATCGGTATCTACTTCTGTAGATGTTGCTCATTCTTCTAAAGAAGTTAGGAGTGCAAGAGAAGGAATTTCTGTTACTAATCTGGAAACAAAAGCTCCCTCCTCACAACCCACGCCTTTCAGTAATGCTTCATCAGAAACGACCAAAAAGAATAGTTTACCTAAGACAGGTGAGCAACATTCGAATTATTTTTTCCGTTTAGGACTCGCACTTTGCCTGTCTTTGATTGTAATTAGAATGAGATACTTCATGAAAAGAAATCAATAG
- a CDS encoding ComC/BlpC family peptide pheromone/bacteriocin: MKKLTEEEMMIVQGGIGFRWRCNDGTVSAWHLFHRSAQDNANAHMINYPGTICSVYHD; encoded by the coding sequence ATGAAAAAATTGACTGAAGAAGAAATGATGATTGTGCAAGGTGGAATTGGCTTTCGCTGGCGTTGCAATGACGGAACTGTAAGTGCTTGGCATTTGTTCCATAGAAGTGCTCAGGATAATGCTAACGCCCATATGATTAATTATCCGGGCACGATTTGCTCTGTCTATCATGATTAA
- a CDS encoding ABC transporter ATP-binding protein translates to MRLELKHISKSYDDKKVLEDISLELTEGVYGLLGPNGAGKTTLLNIICRLLKSSKGEIFFNGKPQSPDYYQYLGFLPQHFSYYPSFTGLDFLLYLADLKGMKKHEAKKESEKLLDLVGLSDVKKKKIASYSGGMKQRLGIAQSLLGNPKILILDEPTVGLDPKERIRFRNLISELSSNRIVILSTHIVSDLEAIAKEILILKDRKIREKGSGNQLLSLIEGKSWEVLVSEYQRNHFVQQFVVVNERVLPEGTLLRIVSDERPSSTAQAVAPSLEDLYLYYFREGAFL, encoded by the coding sequence ATGCGATTAGAACTCAAACATATTTCCAAATCTTATGATGACAAGAAGGTCCTTGAGGACATTTCTCTAGAATTGACAGAAGGTGTTTATGGGCTTCTAGGACCTAATGGAGCTGGGAAAACAACACTGTTAAATATAATTTGCCGTTTACTCAAGTCCAGTAAAGGGGAGATTTTCTTTAATGGGAAACCACAGTCACCAGACTACTATCAGTATCTAGGCTTTTTGCCGCAACATTTTTCTTACTATCCTAGCTTTACTGGCTTAGATTTTCTGCTTTATTTGGCGGATTTGAAAGGAATGAAGAAACATGAGGCTAAGAAAGAGTCTGAAAAGTTGTTAGACTTAGTTGGCTTATCAGATGTTAAAAAGAAAAAAATTGCTTCTTACTCAGGTGGTATGAAGCAACGGTTAGGTATTGCCCAGTCTCTTCTTGGCAATCCTAAAATTTTAATTCTGGATGAGCCGACCGTTGGGCTAGATCCTAAGGAACGGATTCGCTTTCGTAATCTCATTAGTGAGCTGTCTAGCAATCGTATTGTCATTCTTTCGACCCATATAGTGTCAGACTTAGAAGCGATAGCTAAGGAAATCTTGATTTTAAAAGACAGGAAAATTAGAGAAAAAGGCTCAGGCAATCAACTCCTATCCTTAATTGAGGGAAAAAGTTGGGAGGTACTGGTATCTGAATATCAGCGTAACCACTTTGTCCAACAGTTTGTCGTCGTAAACGAACGAGTCCTACCTGAAGGTACGCTTTTAAGGATTGTTAGTGATGAAAGACCAAGTTCAACAGCACAGGCGGTCGCACCAAGTTTGGAAGATCTTTATTTGTACTATTTTAGAGAGGGGGCTTTCCTATGA
- the nrdR gene encoding transcriptional regulator NrdR, with protein sequence MRCPKCGGSKSSVVDSRQAEDGHTIRRRRACEECQHRFTTYERVEERTLVVVKKDGTREQFSRDKIFNGIIRSAQKRPVSSEEIDAVVNRIEQKLRSNNEDEIESENIGNLVMQELAELDEITYVRFASVYRSFKDVSELENLLKQITKSAKKKKED encoded by the coding sequence ATGCGGTGCCCAAAATGTGGTGGTAGTAAATCAAGTGTCGTAGATAGTCGTCAGGCCGAAGATGGACATACAATTCGACGTCGAAGAGCGTGCGAGGAATGCCAACATCGTTTTACGACTTATGAACGAGTTGAAGAGCGAACCTTGGTTGTCGTCAAAAAAGACGGAACTCGTGAGCAATTTTCGCGGGACAAAATTTTCAATGGGATTATTCGCTCTGCCCAAAAACGTCCTGTTTCTAGTGAAGAAATCGATGCGGTGGTCAATCGAATTGAGCAAAAGCTGCGCAGTAATAACGAAGACGAAATCGAAAGTGAAAATATTGGGAATCTTGTCATGCAAGAGTTGGCAGAGTTAGATGAGATTACCTATGTGCGGTTTGCTAGTGTTTATCGCAGTTTTAAAGATGTCAGCGAGTTAGAAAACCTCCTCAAACAAATTACGAAATCTGCCAAGAAGAAAAAGGAAGACTAG
- a CDS encoding Blp family class II bacteriocin, whose protein sequence is MNTQTNSQFELLDIELLETVEGGGWIKCGLGTVGGALTGGVVGSAAGTVTLPIFGTVSGAAAGFWGGAATGAATFC, encoded by the coding sequence ATGAATACACAGACTAACTCACAATTTGAACTTCTAGACATTGAATTGCTTGAAACTGTTGAAGGTGGTGGTTGGATTAAGTGTGGACTTGGTACAGTTGGAGGAGCACTAACTGGAGGAGTTGTTGGCAGTGCTGCAGGAACTGTTACGTTACCTATTTTTGGTACTGTGTCTGGAGCTGCTGCTGGTTTTTGGGGTGGAGCAGCTACTGGAGCAGCAACTTTTTGTTAA
- a CDS encoding replication initiation and membrane attachment family protein, which yields MKPNDSFSFVKNNIVSKDTSNLVRLYLPILGIEATMVYQYFLAFGDNGEGIFHFSHILNHLNFGMDRLKQALDLLVAFDLLDWYEVDSQHRFFLREPLSAREFLENAVYRRLLEKKIGEIAVESLLVGSLEGEKRTLKLSQLMDVPSVASVPTTSTNDFDINHFKELMARDFLRFKDEKEDLLALFAIADQKSWTWYETYLLAKETAVGQVISVQRMAQKLNQVKVIAEFSSQEKIVIDEAKSKSSIEFLAEIKEIRRGTIVQSERKCLEDMADLGLLDEVINVILLLTFNVENSANLAIQYAMKVANDFAYQRINSAEAAVLRIRERNQKVKERKEKRQPQPQTNVPKWSNPDYKNETSKERQAELEEQKRRLLAKLDQGGE from the coding sequence ATGAAGCCAAATGATTCGTTTTCATTTGTAAAAAATAATATCGTGTCAAAGGATACGAGCAATTTGGTTCGCCTGTATTTGCCGATTCTGGGGATAGAGGCCACCATGGTGTATCAGTATTTTCTTGCTTTTGGGGACAATGGAGAAGGGATTTTTCACTTTTCTCATATTTTAAATCATCTAAATTTTGGGATGGACCGATTAAAGCAGGCCCTTGATTTGTTAGTGGCTTTTGATTTGTTGGATTGGTATGAAGTAGACAGTCAGCACCGTTTTTTCCTTCGAGAACCTCTATCTGCCCGAGAATTTTTAGAAAATGCGGTTTATCGTCGTCTTTTGGAAAAGAAGATTGGAGAGATAGCTGTGGAATCCTTATTAGTTGGATCTTTAGAGGGGGAAAAACGAACCCTCAAACTATCCCAGCTGATGGATGTACCAAGTGTTGCCTCTGTTCCTACAACTTCAACAAATGATTTTGACATCAACCATTTCAAGGAATTGATGGCCCGAGACTTTCTGCGGTTTAAGGATGAAAAAGAAGATTTGCTGGCTCTGTTTGCCATTGCCGATCAAAAATCTTGGACTTGGTATGAAACCTATCTATTAGCCAAGGAAACAGCTGTGGGACAAGTGATTTCTGTCCAACGGATGGCTCAAAAACTTAATCAAGTAAAAGTGATAGCTGAATTTTCTAGTCAGGAAAAGATTGTGATTGATGAAGCCAAATCTAAGTCCTCAATAGAATTTTTAGCAGAAATCAAAGAAATTCGAAGAGGAACGATTGTTCAGTCAGAACGCAAATGTTTGGAAGATATGGCTGATTTAGGGCTCTTAGATGAGGTCATCAATGTGATTTTACTGTTGACTTTCAATGTGGAAAATTCAGCCAATCTTGCCATTCAGTACGCCATGAAAGTAGCTAATGATTTTGCCTATCAGAGGATTAACAGTGCTGAAGCAGCAGTGTTACGCATTCGTGAGCGCAATCAAAAAGTCAAGGAACGAAAGGAAAAACGACAGCCGCAACCACAGACCAACGTTCCTAAATGGAGCAATCCAGATTATAAAAATGAAACCAGTAAGGAGCGCCAAGCTGAATTAGAGGAGCAAAAACGCAGGTTATTGGCCAAATTAGACCAAGGAGGTGAGTAG
- a CDS encoding nitroreductase family protein gives MNETIDLMKRHISVRRFGEKSISDEELREILEAGRMASSWKNFQSYSIIVVRSEEKKQALYDLLPQPAILAANVFLLFVGDLNRAGKGVNLHSPTFHPEGVENLLISSVDASLAAQNTLLAAESLGYGGVIIGVLREVAEDLARLFDLPDYVYPIFGIALGEPAQSRPPKPRLPYDNVIFEERYQEQSREVIKEYDKIQKDYAGDRVTTTWSERLADQFSQAENPVTKDYLTKKKLL, from the coding sequence ATGAATGAAACCATTGATTTGATGAAGCGTCATATTTCTGTACGCCGGTTTGGGGAAAAATCAATTTCTGACGAGGAATTAAGAGAAATTTTAGAAGCAGGTCGAATGGCTTCCAGCTGGAAAAATTTTCAATCTTACTCCATCATTGTCGTACGAAGTGAGGAGAAAAAACAAGCGCTCTATGACTTGCTCCCTCAACCTGCTATTTTAGCTGCCAATGTCTTTTTACTATTTGTAGGAGATTTGAATCGTGCGGGAAAAGGTGTGAATCTTCACAGCCCAACTTTTCACCCAGAAGGGGTAGAGAATCTTTTGATTTCTTCTGTCGATGCTAGTTTGGCTGCCCAAAATACTCTGCTTGCGGCAGAGAGTTTAGGCTATGGAGGCGTCATCATCGGTGTTCTGCGAGAAGTGGCAGAAGACTTAGCTAGGCTATTTGACTTGCCAGACTATGTTTATCCTATTTTTGGGATTGCATTGGGAGAACCAGCTCAAAGTCGGCCCCCTAAACCGCGTTTGCCCTATGACAACGTGATTTTTGAAGAGCGTTATCAAGAGCAGTCTAGAGAGGTTATCAAAGAGTATGATAAGATTCAAAAAGATTACGCTGGGGATCGAGTGACTACGACTTGGAGTGAACGCTTGGCTGATCAATTTTCCCAAGCAGAAAATCCAGTCACTAAAGATTATTTAACAAAGAAAAAATTACTATAA
- a CDS encoding PTS transporter subunit IIBC yields MMKDTFKNLFSFEFWQKFGKALMVVIAVMPAAGLVISIGKSIPLINPDVAALVTIGGVLEQIGWGIIGNLHILFALAIGGSWAKERAGGALAAGMSFILMNRITGVIFGVSGDMLKNPEAMVSTIFGGKIAVADYFVSVLEAPALNMGVFVGIIAGFVGATAYNKYYNFRKLPDALSFFNGKRFVPFVVILRSTIVAVILSIVWPLVQTGINNFGIWIANSQDTAPFLAPFLYGTLERLLLPFGLHHMLTIPMNYTSFGGTYTILSGAQAGQQVFGQDPLWLAWVTDLVNLKGTDPTQYQHLLETVTPARFKVGQMIGSFGILMGVVVAIYRNVDPDKKAKYKGMMTATALAVFLTGVTEPVEYMFMFVAMPLYLIYAVVQGLAFAMADLVHLRVHSFGSIEFLTRTPLAVSAGLGGDILNFIWVSALFAGIMYFIANFMIQKFNYATPGRNGNYETDGGEGEETGASDNKVAAASQAVNVINLLGGRNNIADVDACMTRLRVTVKDIDKVGTEEQWKQEGAMGLVVKGLGVQAIYGPKADVLKSDIQDLLDSGEVIPETIVASGVTSNATTDFKGVTEEVHTVADGQVIDISTVTDPVFAQKMMGDGFAVVPANGTIVSPVAGKVTSIFPTKHALGLETEKGLEVLVHIGLDTVSLEGQPFTVHVAEGQTVQAGEPLVTADLAAIQAAGRETTTVVVFTNMTAVKEVKIETLGQAAANAVVAKVEL; encoded by the coding sequence ATGATGAAAGATACGTTCAAAAATCTATTCAGTTTCGAATTTTGGCAAAAATTCGGAAAAGCCTTGATGGTCGTCATCGCTGTAATGCCTGCAGCTGGATTGGTGATCAGTATCGGAAAATCCATTCCGCTGATCAATCCAGATGTTGCGGCCTTAGTGACAATCGGCGGTGTTCTTGAGCAGATTGGTTGGGGGATTATTGGGAACCTCCATATTCTCTTTGCTCTAGCGATTGGAGGAAGCTGGGCTAAGGAGCGTGCAGGTGGTGCGCTTGCGGCTGGGATGTCCTTTATTTTGATGAACCGCATTACAGGGGTTATCTTTGGCGTGAGCGGCGATATGCTCAAAAATCCTGAGGCAATGGTGTCTACCATATTTGGTGGTAAGATTGCGGTTGCAGATTACTTCGTGAGCGTTTTGGAAGCTCCAGCCCTCAATATGGGAGTTTTTGTTGGGATTATTGCCGGTTTTGTTGGAGCGACAGCCTACAATAAATACTATAATTTCCGTAAATTACCGGATGCCCTTTCCTTCTTTAATGGGAAACGCTTTGTGCCATTCGTTGTTATCTTGCGTTCAACCATTGTAGCGGTCATTCTTTCAATCGTATGGCCTCTTGTCCAAACTGGAATCAACAACTTTGGGATTTGGATTGCAAATTCGCAAGATACAGCACCTTTCTTAGCCCCATTCTTGTATGGTACCTTGGAACGTCTCTTGCTTCCATTTGGTTTGCACCACATGTTGACAATCCCGATGAACTACACTTCTTTTGGTGGAACCTATACAATCTTATCTGGTGCACAAGCTGGTCAACAAGTATTTGGTCAAGATCCTCTTTGGCTTGCCTGGGTGACAGACCTTGTAAACTTGAAAGGAACAGATCCTACTCAATACCAACACTTGCTAGAAACAGTGACACCAGCTCGTTTCAAAGTCGGACAAATGATTGGTTCATTTGGAATCTTGATGGGTGTGGTTGTAGCCATCTATCGCAATGTGGATCCAGATAAAAAAGCAAAATATAAAGGAATGATGACTGCAACAGCTCTTGCTGTCTTCTTGACAGGGGTAACAGAGCCAGTTGAATACATGTTCATGTTTGTTGCAATGCCACTTTACCTTATCTATGCCGTGGTGCAAGGGCTTGCCTTTGCGATGGCTGACCTTGTTCACCTTCGTGTTCATTCATTTGGTTCTATCGAATTCTTGACACGTACACCTCTAGCCGTTAGTGCTGGTCTTGGTGGTGATATTTTAAACTTCATCTGGGTTTCTGCCCTCTTTGCAGGAATTATGTACTTCATTGCTAACTTTATGATTCAAAAATTCAACTACGCAACACCAGGGCGCAATGGAAATTATGAAACAGATGGAGGCGAAGGCGAGGAAACTGGTGCTAGCGATAACAAAGTTGCAGCAGCTTCTCAAGCAGTGAATGTGATTAACCTTCTTGGTGGAAGAAATAATATTGCAGATGTAGACGCTTGTATGACTCGTCTTCGTGTAACGGTCAAAGATATTGATAAAGTCGGCACTGAAGAACAATGGAAACAAGAAGGCGCGATGGGCTTGGTAGTCAAAGGTTTAGGTGTACAAGCGATTTACGGACCTAAGGCAGATGTATTGAAATCTGACATTCAAGACTTGTTGGATTCTGGAGAAGTAATTCCTGAAACAATCGTAGCTAGCGGAGTAACATCTAACGCTACGACGGACTTTAAAGGGGTGACAGAAGAGGTTCATACGGTTGCAGATGGGCAAGTGATTGATATTAGCACCGTGACAGACCCTGTGTTTGCTCAAAAGATGATGGGGGATGGATTTGCAGTTGTGCCTGCTAATGGAACGATTGTTTCACCAGTTGCAGGAAAAGTCACCAGCATCTTCCCAACCAAACATGCTCTTGGTTTAGAAACAGAAAAAGGTCTGGAAGTATTAGTGCATATTGGACTGGATACGGTAAGCCTTGAGGGGCAACCATTTACAGTTCATGTAGCAGAAGGACAAACCGTTCAAGCAGGTGAACCTCTTGTTACAGCAGATTTGGCTGCTATCCAAGCCGCAGGACGTGAAACAACAACAGTCGTTGTCTTTACAAATATGACTGCTGTCAAAGAGGTCAAGATTGAAACACTTGGTCAAGCTGCTGCAAATGCAGTCGTTGCAAAAGTCGAATTGTAA
- a CDS encoding CPBP family intramembrane glutamic endopeptidase, whose amino-acid sequence MIYRGFFSQYFFKKDQKWLKVIVRSTIFGSLHVVYPIEFSTYFTLGAIFYLAYVHRGNIVDLIAVPLLNNSLLV is encoded by the coding sequence TTGATTTACAGAGGTTTCTTTAGCCAGTACTTTTTCAAGAAAGATCAAAAATGGTTAAAGGTGATTGTCAGATCCACCATTTTTGGATCACTACATGTCGTTTATCCGATTGAGTTTTCTACCTATTTTACCCTTGGAGCGATTTTCTATCTAGCTTATGTCCATCGAGGTAATATTGTAGATTTGATTGCTGTGCCTCTTCTTAACAATAGCTTGTTGGTTTAG